A genomic region of Arachis stenosperma cultivar V10309 chromosome 9, arast.V10309.gnm1.PFL2, whole genome shotgun sequence contains the following coding sequences:
- the LOC130951574 gene encoding protein CANDIDATE G-PROTEIN COUPLED RECEPTOR 2-like, with the protein MPQSVLSASAANSSSSSSSEIPVLSGRFHDWVFECHGFWHNAVLIIASFLFVLYLALQSRNSFRKLSHGRSHIIISYYFSLWLVSLLNLAWSTFQVWECSPGKELAWNLLSLFTTSGMLFLEVSLLAFLFEGNNATGLEPLTRTFGISGIVVGFDILLKAIYLFAFGIPLFIDTNDSNHHTKWNLWVIHKLVLTVIYGFILFMYHSKWRERLPARPAFYKYVTIMFIMNALALFACGLSGNGTAFGFWLYHVTVVCYHAFYLPLLYITFLADFFQEEDLHLENVYYSEMKDAGFFETDWE; encoded by the exons ATGCCGCAGTCGGTGCTGTCAGCATCTGCAgcaaattcttcttcttcgtcaTCTTCTGAAATTCCAGTACTTTCTGGAAGGTTCCACGATTGGGTTTTCGAGTGCCACGGGTTCTGGCACAACGCGGTGCTGATAATCGCGTCGTTCTTGTTCGTTCTGTACTTGGCACTTCAATCTAGAAACAGCTTCCGGAAACTCTCACATGGCCGCTCTCACATCATCATCTCCTATTACTTCTCCCTTTGGCTCGTTAGCTTGCTCAACCTTGCTTGGTCAACTTTTCAG GTATGGGAGTGTTCTCCTGGAAAAGAGCTGGCATGGAACTTGTTATCCTTGTTCACGACATCAGGAATGCTGTTTCTTGAAGTGAGCCTGCTTGCCTTCTTATTTGAAGGGAATAATGCCACTGGCTTAGAACCATTGACAAGGACTTTTGGTATCTCGGGaattgttgttggatttgataTATTGTTGAAG gCTATATATCTGTTTGCATTTGGGATCCCTTTGTTCATTGACACCAATGACAGTAATCACCACACGAAGTGGAACTTGTGGGTCATCCATAAGCTGGTGCTAACTGTTATTTATGGCTTCATATTGTTCATGTATCACTCCAAGTGGAGAGAGAGGTTACCTG CAAGACCTGCGTTTTACAAGTATGTTACCATCATGTTCATCATGAATGCACTTGCACTGTTTGCTTGTGGCCTTAGTGGAAATGGCACTGCTTTTGGTTTCTG GTTGTACCATGTCACAGTTGTTTGTTACCATGCCTTTTATCTTCCACTTCTGTATATAACATTTCTGGCAGACTTCTTCCAG GAGGAAGATTTGCATTTGGAAAATGTTTATTACTCTGAAATGAAAGATGCTGGTTTCTTTGAAACCGATTGGGAGTGA